In Methanosphaera sp. ISO3-F5, a genomic segment contains:
- a CDS encoding CoB--CoM heterodisulfide reductase iron-sulfur subunit A family protein encodes MADNNEELRIGVYTCHCGVNIGGVVDCKAVADYVETLPDVVVSREYKYMCSDPGQKIIQDDIKELNLNRVVVAACSPRLHEPTFRRCVEEAGLNKYLFEFVNLREQDSWVHGDNPEGATEKAKDLVRMGIAKVRLLDALTPEKVSVTKTAMVIGGGIAGIQTALDLGDLGFKTYLIERNPTISGRMGQLDKTFPTLDCSMCILAPKMVDAAKHENIELIAYAEVKDVDGYIGNFTVTVEKKARYVDEEACTGCGVCQEVCPIEIPNYFDEGTGMVKAAYIPFPQAVPLVATIDKDYCINCHLCDKACEIGAINHEQEPQEITLEIGTIVVATGYDPFDPTLKEEYIFDQAENVITGLQIERYINASGPTQGHVIQPSSGETPKRVAFIQCVGSRDEKVGNPYCSRVCCMYAMKNAQLCVDHEPDTEVTIYYIDIRAFGKGYEEFYRLSQEKYGIKFIRGKAAQLIENEDKTITVRAEDTLLGKATAFTYDLVVLSVGLVPPEGQETLRQTLGLSKSADGFFMEAHPKLRPVDTMTDGIYLAGVAQGPKDIPDTVSQASGAAARAAIPMIQGEVEIEPIIAEVDEDNCGGCEICVELCPFGALEIVDGKSHVNVALCKGCGTCVAACPTGALDQAHFKNNQILAQIEAALGK; translated from the coding sequence TTGGCAGATAATAATGAAGAATTACGTATAGGAGTATACACATGCCACTGTGGAGTAAACATCGGTGGAGTAGTAGACTGTAAAGCAGTAGCTGATTACGTTGAAACCCTTCCAGATGTAGTGGTATCACGTGAATACAAATATATGTGCTCAGACCCAGGACAAAAAATTATTCAAGATGATATTAAAGAATTAAACTTAAACAGAGTTGTAGTAGCAGCATGTTCACCTCGTCTACACGAACCTACATTCCGTAGATGTGTAGAAGAAGCAGGATTAAACAAATACTTATTTGAATTCGTAAACTTAAGAGAACAAGACTCATGGGTACACGGAGACAATCCTGAAGGTGCAACAGAAAAAGCAAAAGACTTAGTAAGAATGGGTATTGCAAAAGTAAGATTACTTGACGCATTAACACCAGAAAAAGTATCCGTAACAAAAACCGCAATGGTTATTGGTGGAGGAATTGCAGGTATTCAAACCGCACTCGACCTAGGAGACTTAGGTTTCAAAACATACTTAATAGAAAGAAACCCAACCATCAGTGGAAGAATGGGACAATTAGATAAAACATTCCCAACACTCGACTGTTCAATGTGTATCCTAGCACCTAAAATGGTAGATGCAGCAAAACACGAAAACATCGAACTCATAGCATACGCAGAAGTAAAAGATGTAGACGGTTACATAGGAAACTTCACAGTAACAGTAGAGAAAAAAGCAAGATACGTAGATGAAGAAGCATGTACAGGTTGTGGAGTATGTCAAGAAGTATGTCCAATAGAAATACCAAACTACTTCGACGAAGGAACCGGTATGGTAAAAGCAGCATACATCCCATTCCCACAAGCAGTACCTCTCGTAGCAACCATCGACAAAGACTACTGTATCAACTGTCACTTATGTGACAAAGCTTGTGAAATCGGTGCAATTAACCACGAACAAGAACCACAAGAAATCACTTTAGAAATTGGTACAATAGTAGTAGCAACAGGATACGACCCATTCGATCCAACACTCAAAGAAGAATACATCTTTGACCAAGCAGAAAACGTAATCACAGGATTACAAATCGAAAGATACATCAACGCATCTGGACCAACCCAAGGTCACGTAATCCAACCATCATCCGGTGAAACTCCAAAAAGAGTAGCATTCATACAATGTGTAGGTTCTCGTGATGAAAAAGTAGGAAACCCATACTGTTCCAGAGTATGTTGTATGTACGCAATGAAAAACGCACAATTATGTGTAGACCACGAACCAGACACCGAAGTAACAATCTACTACATAGATATCCGTGCATTCGGTAAAGGTTACGAAGAATTCTACAGATTATCACAAGAAAAATACGGAATCAAATTTATCAGAGGAAAAGCAGCACAACTTATCGAAAACGAAGATAAAACAATCACAGTACGTGCAGAAGATACTTTACTCGGTAAAGCAACCGCATTCACATACGACTTAGTAGTATTATCTGTAGGACTTGTACCTCCAGAAGGACAAGAAACACTCAGACAAACATTAGGATTATCCAAATCAGCAGATGGTTTCTTCATGGAAGCACATCCAAAACTAAGACCTGTAGATACAATGACCGATGGTATATACCTCGCAGGTGTAGCACAAGGTCCTAAAGATATTCCTGACACAGTATCACAAGCTTCAGGTGCAGCAGCAAGAGCAGCAATTCCTATGATCCAAGGAGAAGTAGAAATTGAACCTATCATCGCTGAAGTAGATGAAGACAATTGTGGTGGTTGTGAAATTTGTGTAGAACTATGTCCATTCGGAGCATTAGAAATCGTAGACGGTAAATCCCACGTAAACGTAGCTTTATGTAAAGGATGTGGAACATGTGTAGCTGCATGTCCAACCGGTGCACTCGATCAAGCACACTTCAAAAACAACCAAATACTTGCTCAAATTGAAGCAGCTCTCGGTAAATAA
- a CDS encoding AEC family transporter translates to MATPLEIILVPTLMIVLGYSLKRHDILKVQDSVTLTKIVLDVTLPSLIFVNLSRANISSDMLFLPFFALIISMVCIILAYLFCKFRNYSKIKTWTIMIACAMMNTGFLGFPISMGVFGNDGFLHAIFFDLETTVIFVILGMLLVSVFGGNRREVLKQSVSFVPLWAVIFALVFNVFNLQYGYVLENSLNYLGQATIPLIMITLGLRLDFNEIRHSLSDSLFVSFVRLIVAPVVMFLMLGFIGFGGLSFKVAVLEAGMSTAMNALVLSINYGLDTKLMSSMIFTNTVLGLFTLTALISFLI, encoded by the coding sequence ATGGCTACTCCATTGGAGATTATTTTAGTTCCAACTTTGATGATAGTGTTAGGTTATTCACTTAAAAGACATGATATTCTTAAAGTTCAGGATAGTGTCACCTTAACGAAGATAGTGCTCGATGTAACTTTGCCTTCTTTGATTTTTGTTAATTTATCTCGTGCAAACATTAGTTCTGACATGCTGTTTTTGCCTTTTTTTGCATTAATTATCAGTATGGTCTGCATTATTTTAGCGTATCTGTTTTGTAAGTTCAGAAATTATTCTAAGATAAAAACTTGGACGATTATGATTGCCTGTGCTATGATGAATACTGGATTTCTGGGTTTTCCTATCAGTATGGGCGTGTTTGGAAATGATGGATTTTTGCATGCCATATTCTTTGATTTAGAAACTACTGTTATTTTTGTCATCTTGGGTATGCTGTTAGTAAGTGTGTTTGGTGGTAACAGGAGAGAAGTGTTAAAACAGTCGGTATCTTTTGTTCCGTTATGGGCGGTAATTTTTGCTTTAGTGTTTAATGTTTTTAATTTACAGTATGGTTATGTTTTGGAAAATTCATTGAATTATCTTGGTCAGGCTACAATTCCTTTGATAATGATTACTCTTGGGTTACGTTTAGATTTTAATGAGATTAGGCATTCTTTATCTGATTCATTGTTTGTATCATTTGTTAGATTAATTGTTGCTCCTGTGGTAATGTTTTTGATGTTGGGATTCATTGGTTTTGGGGGCTTAAGTTTCAAGGTTGCTGTTCTTGAAGCTGGTATGTCTACTGCTATGAATGCTCTTGTATTGTCTATTAATTATGGTTTGGACACTAAACTTATGAGTTCGATGATTTTCACTAATACTGTGTTGGGATTGTTTACTTTAACTGCTTTGATTTCTTTTTTAATTTAA
- a CDS encoding AEC family transporter, translated as MVNSIEVILVPTFMIIVGVLLKYFNILDDDHSSLLSKIVLNISLPALIFINISSSRIEGQMILLPLISFGLSFICMLIAYFYSKLRGYSKIKTWTLIILLSMMNTAFIGYPIVLGVFGNEGLTYAIFYDMAVAILFVIFGIILSTIFGGNKKEVIHNGLTFVPLWAIIFGLIFNIFNIPLGYVLKNSLTYLGNSAIPLIMLSLGLTISFKDFKSYLSDVVFVSFSRLLIAPIILYTLLAGTGFSGLMLQVSVLQSAMPTAMNSLVLAITYDLDVELVSAVVFITTIISLLTLPVIISVL; from the coding sequence ATGGTAAATTCTATTGAAGTTATTTTAGTACCTACTTTTATGATTATTGTAGGTGTGTTGTTGAAATATTTTAATATTTTGGATGATGATCATAGTTCTTTGTTGTCTAAGATTGTTCTGAATATTAGTTTACCTGCTCTTATATTTATCAATATTTCATCATCTCGTATTGAGGGGCAGATGATTTTGCTTCCACTTATTTCATTTGGCCTTAGCTTCATATGTATGTTGATTGCATATTTTTATTCTAAGTTAAGAGGTTATTCTAAAATCAAAACTTGGACATTAATAATATTACTTTCAATGATGAACACTGCTTTTATTGGTTATCCAATTGTTTTAGGAGTGTTTGGTAATGAAGGTTTGACCTACGCAATATTCTATGACATGGCAGTTGCCATACTATTTGTAATATTTGGTATAATATTATCCACAATATTCGGAGGAAACAAAAAAGAAGTCATTCATAATGGTTTGACATTTGTCCCATTATGGGCAATAATATTCGGTTTAATCTTCAACATATTCAACATACCCCTAGGTTATGTTTTGAAAAACTCATTAACATACCTTGGAAACTCTGCAATACCACTCATAATGTTGTCTCTAGGTTTAACTATCAGTTTCAAGGATTTCAAATCATATTTGTCTGATGTTGTATTTGTATCATTTTCAAGACTATTGATAGCACCTATAATATTATATACATTATTGGCAGGTACTGGTTTTAGCGGTTTGATGTTACAGGTTTCGGTATTGCAATCTGCTATGCCAACAGCAATGAATTCTCTGGTTCTTGCAATAACATATGACTTGGATGTGGAATTAGTTAGTGCAGTGGTATTTATCACAACAATAATTAGTTTACTTACATTGCCAGTAATTATTTCAGTATTGTAA
- the radA gene encoding DNA repair and recombination protein RadA, producing the protein MAELEDLPSVGEKTAQKLRDAGFADMMRLATATPKELSVKVEIGEGVAAKVIEAARKAEKIDFETAFEVMERREDVGRITTGSKGLDELIGGGVETQSITEVYGEFGSGKSQISHELSVTTQLPVEEGGLEGEVVFIDTENTFRPERVEQIANAFGLEIEEVLKKIHVARAFNSSHQMLMADKINELIQSGSNIKLIIVDSLMAHFRAEYVGRESLATRQQKLNQHLHTLQTIANTYNVAVLITNQVQSKPDAFFGTPTKAVGGHVLGHASTYRILLKKGLSGKRIARLVDSPHLPEGEAVFKVTTDGLVD; encoded by the coding sequence ATGGCAGAATTAGAAGATTTACCAAGTGTAGGAGAAAAAACAGCACAAAAATTACGAGATGCAGGATTTGCTGATATGATGCGTTTAGCAACAGCAACACCAAAAGAGTTAAGTGTTAAAGTAGAAATAGGTGAAGGTGTAGCAGCAAAAGTTATTGAAGCAGCACGTAAGGCAGAGAAAATAGACTTCGAAACAGCATTTGAAGTAATGGAAAGACGTGAAGATGTTGGAAGAATCACAACAGGAAGTAAAGGATTAGATGAACTAATCGGTGGTGGAGTAGAAACACAATCCATCACAGAAGTATATGGAGAATTCGGTTCAGGAAAAAGTCAAATTTCACACGAATTATCAGTTACTACTCAACTACCAGTAGAAGAAGGCGGACTTGAAGGAGAAGTAGTATTCATTGATACAGAAAACACCTTCAGACCAGAAAGAGTAGAACAAATAGCTAACGCATTTGGTTTAGAAATTGAGGAAGTTCTTAAAAAAATTCATGTAGCAAGAGCTTTTAACAGCAGTCATCAAATGTTAATGGCAGATAAAATTAACGAATTGATTCAAAGTGGTTCAAACATTAAACTTATCATTGTGGATTCATTAATGGCACATTTCAGGGCAGAATATGTTGGTAGGGAATCCCTTGCTACCCGTCAACAAAAGCTTAATCAGCATTTGCACACTTTACAAACTATTGCTAATACATATAATGTAGCAGTGCTTATCACTAACCAGGTACAATCAAAACCGGATGCATTCTTTGGAACTCCAACTAAAGCTGTTGGTGGACACGTATTAGGTCACGCATCAACTTATAGGATTTTACTTAAAAAAGGATTATCTGGTAAAAGAATTGCTCGTTTAGTTGACAGTCCTCACTTACCTGAGGGTGAAGCAGTATTTAAAGTTACTACTGATGGTTTAGTAGATTAA